AGAAAAACTAGTATATTCTCTTTGTGGATCTAGTATTAAAACTGAAGCATTTTGTTTAATATAACTATCTAAAATTAACTTTTTAATTGAGCTTGTTTTTCCTTGACCTGAGGTTCCAAAAAAAACACAATTTGAGTTGGTGTGTTTTTCATCCCTTTTTCAAATATCTAAAATAGCAGCTTTTTGATTGTTTTTCCCTAAGATAAATGAATTTTTGTCAATATTTTTTTCAAAACTAAAAGGTCAACTATAAGAAATATTTCTTGATACAAATTGAACATTTTCGTTAAGTTTTTCATTAGCACCAAATTGTAAATTTTGAAAAGCATCCATTTGTCTAAAAAGTAAAGGGTTTGGCTTGCATTTTTCTAGTTTAATTTCTTTATATAATTTAGCATCTAATTCTTTTTTTAACTGATTTCAATTTTCTTTTTTTGTCAAGAAAAATAAAGAAGAATCAAAGAGTTTTTGCCCTTCTGAGTTAACTAAATGCATAGTCTCATTTAATGCTTCAACTTGTTGTAAATCCTTTTTTGTTCTATAAATTGAAGTGTTGTTGAACGACATAGAAGTTTTGATATTATTGTCAGCTTTATTTAAAATTTTTTCATAATCACTTTCTTCAATAGGATTTAAATGTCAAATCACTCAGGAAGAATCGCAATTGAAAAATGAATTTGCTCAAGCAATGTTTAAATTTAATGAATATTCAGAAATTGTGCTAATTTTGTAAAATTCATCATCAATTTTGAACTTATTGAAGAAAAATTGTGCTTTTTTTACTTTTAACAAATTATCCAAGTTTTCAAAGTCTTTTTCACTTAATTCTTTTTCTGTTGATTTACCAACAAAAGATTGTAAAAATTTAAGCGTTTTTAATTGATCTAAAGATTGTGTATAAATAAATAATTTTTCAAATTCATCAATAATTATTTCTTCATTTTGAAGCAATTTTTCTTCATCTTCTGCATAAAGTACTACAAAATATTGATCATAACTTTCAAAAACATTCATTGATGAAATTTCTTCTCAAGACTTATAAAGATAGTTATAAAAAGCATTATAATCTTCGTTTTTAACATCTTTGTGTTGGATTAAGTCTTCAATTTGTTTATTTAATGATTCAATATTAGTTTCGTAATTAAAGTTTTTGTTAGTTTTTACAAAACTAATTTTAAAATCCAAAATATTTAAAATACTTACAAAACTATTTAAGAAAATTTGTCTTTCATTTTGATTTTGAATTCAAATATTTTTACCATCAAATTCGATCACTTTTAATAACAAATTTTTCTTTTTGAGTTTAATAATTCCGTTTTTTTCTATAGATTTATAGATATTGATTTTCGAAGTGTTAGCAGATGGACTATTAAATTTATATTTTTTATTTTCTAAAAGATACTTTAAAAAATAAATTAAAAATTGTCAAATCCGCATATTTCATGTAGGTACAAAAATTAATAAAATAGCTAATAAAGAAAATAAAACTATAATTACACCAATAGAAATTAAATCTCTATAAGGTACGCTAGCTGGTACAACAAATCAACCAAGTGAAATTGAAATAACAAAAATTAAAAAAGAAACTATAAGATCAGAAAAATAAAAGTTTTTAAAAATATGAATTTTATTTTTCTTAATCGACTTAGGTTGTAGCATTTATTTCCTTGTACATTTTAAAAAATTTATGGTCTTGGAAATCTAATTTTGGTGTCTTATAGTCTTTATTTTCTATGTTTCATTCTATGTTAAATTGATTATTATACTTCGCAAACAAATCCAAATTTAATTCTGGAAAAGCTTGTTTTTTATTGAATTGATACTTTGGTTCGTTGTTAAGATTTTGTAAATTTTCAACACTATTTTCGTGTTTATTAGTTACAAAATGTTTAGCATTTTTAAACAAATCTTGAGTTTGAACAAAATGCTGTTTTAATTTATAATTTTGATTTGTAAATTTATAAACTAACTTGTTTAATTGCGTTGAAGCAATAAGTCCGCCTATAATAAAAAGACTAATAATTATATTTTTGTCAAAAATTCCTTGAAAAGACCTCAAATCTCATTTATTGATAATTAAGACGTAAAATTCAAAGAGTCTAAGCCCTATTATAAAACACATTATTGTCAAAACATTTCTTATAAATAAGTTTTTTCAAATTTTAAATCTATATGCATTATCGTAAATCATTGTTGCATAAATAAAGGGACTAACAGAAAATAAAACAAGCATTTGAAAAGTTTGCATTGATACTCTAACAATAGCAGAAGCTAGCGTTTTAAAAGATCAAATTCCAATAAGCGCTGGAAAAAATAATATAGCAGCTGACGAGCCTGGAAATGATAAGAACATACCAATAGTAGGTGCTGAATATTCAAGATTTGCTAAATAGAGTCAATCAGATGCAGCCATTTTGTACGGAAGCAAACTCATAAAAATACTATTTGCTAAATTAGCCTTTATTTGGAAGCTTTTTAAAATAATTTCGAAAAAATTATTCAAAAGTAAAAGTGTAGAAAAAATAATAATTGGAGTTAATAAAAGAAGTACAAAATAAGAAATTATATGTTTTAGTCTAGATAAAAAACTATAATTTTTACTTCTTAATCCTTTATTAATACTTCATTTTAGAAATACAAATAACAAAATAAAAATAAATAAAAATAGACTAACAATAGCAAAAATTTTAAAGTAAATTGAAGTGTTTAATTGGTCAAAATCGAAATTATCAATTCTTTCAATGCCAAAAAGCATAAAGTTAATAAATGAAAAATTGATAACTTCAAGAAGTTTAGAAATTAAATTTAGTAATGAAAATGGTATTTGAATAAAAATAGTTCATATAAAAACAAAAAGTGGAAAAAATAAAGTTCGTTCAAACATTAAGTCGTTAAATTAATAGCAGCTTTAGTTGAAATATCTACTGCATATTTAATACCTATAGAAAATAGAATAACTGTGATAATAAAAACTACAAAAACTATCATTATATGAACTATGTATTGTTTCCTTTTTTGTCCATGTGAGTAAGCAATTTTAATACCTGTATAAACCAGTGCGAACATTAAAATCAAAGCCACTAGTCCGCTAAATGAAGACAAAACAACATATCCTATTGAACTTGCTTTAGTAGCTACACTGTTTAAAATATCTGTTGAATTATCGTTAAATAAAACGATATTTAGTAAATTATTCAAAATTTATCTCCTTATATACATCTTTTACTTCTGTGATTAAATTAGCACCTTGCTTTATTAATTCTGTGTTTCCATCATTTTCAAAATTAATATCTCCTGGAAAGCAAAATATTTCTTTTCCAATCATTAGAAAATGGTTAACTAAATTTTGTATTCCACTTGCTTTTGAAGAAGAATAAACAATTAGATTTTTTGATAAAGCAGCAACTAATCTATTTCTATTTTTTAATCTTTTATATGAAACATTAGTGTTTGGGTATTCAGAAATAAGTAAAATATTCTGATTATTTTGTTCAAACTTAGAAGAAATTCAAGGATTTTCTACTCCATTTGCAGAAACAAAAATTAATTTGCCTTGATTTTGAAGAAAATAGTTGTTAATTTTTTCTTCTACTCCTTTGTAGCCATTTGTGACTAATGTATGTCTTTTTATAACTTCAGATAGTGATTTATCTAAATAAGATTGAACAATTTCATTATATTGTTCACCAACTAAGCTTATTTTAGGTAAATCATTTTTTAGTAAGTTTATGTTCCCTTTGTAAAAAATTACAAAAGGTGGTGTTTTTAAATGTTTAAAAACTTCTGGATAAACAGAGTCTAAGACAGTAAATGCTTGAATGCCTTTTTGTTCTAGGTCATCCATAACAGCTTGAGCGTTCTCGTCGCTTACCCTTTCGTTTTCTTTTAGTGCTTTTAGTATTTTATAAAAGTCACCTTTGTATTTTGTTGCAAAATAAATTAATATTGATTTCATTTTTTTCCTTTCACCTTATATTTCTTAAAATTGGAAAAAAATTAAATAAAAAAATTTTTTTATTAAAAAACGGCTTTTTTTCATAAAATATATAAATATTAATTATGAAGAAACCTAACAAATATATCAAATCCATACTTGTAAAAAAAAAGAAAAATAAATACTTTGATAAAGCAATGTATTTTTTTATTTATTTTATTTTATTAATAACATTAGGTCTTTTTAAACACAAAGACTGAAAAACTAGAACATCACAATATAAGGAATTAATTTCAGGTTCAGTAGCTAATTTATCATCTAATTCTTTTTTAATTGCTACTGGACAGGCTTTTTATATCTTAATTTCGTTTATCCCTATTATTACAGTAATAATGATACTTTTAGCTAGCATTAATTTTAGAATTGGAAATTCAAGCCCATTTAATGTTTTTGTAAAATCAGATATTCTAAATAGATTTATTCCTGGAATAGAAACAGCATTACCTGATTTTTTAGTCACTTTTAAAAAATTAGATTGAAAAAATGTTGGATTTATATTTTTAGTATTTTCAACATTATGAATTAGTATCAACGGGTATTCAAAATTAATAGCAGCACAATCTACCATTTATAATCACAAAAATAAAGGAAGTTGACTTTATTCAAAGCTAAAAGCTCTTTCAATAGTGCTTGCTATAATTGTATTCGTCACAATTTCTTTGATAATTATTACACCATTTATGATGTATTTAAAAGAAGTTGATGCGGCACATTATGAAATTTATTTTTATCTTTTTTGTTCATTTTACTTGCTATTTTTCTTTACAATAGGTTGATTATTAATGTTTAAATGATTACCTGTTTTTAAATTAAAATTTCAAGACATTGTTCCTGGTTGAATTATTGCTTCTTTATCTTCATCGTTATTTGCAATGCTTTTTGGTTATTTAGTATCAAATAAATTTATTAAATATGACAAATACGGAACTATGGCTTCGTTTTTATATTTATCTACTTTTAGTTTGTATATTTCTTACTTTTTTTACTTTGGACTAACAATTAATTACTCATATGCTCAAGTATTTTCTACTAAGACATTTCAATCTAAAAACTTTAGTAAATATAAAGTTGAGTACACATTATAAGAGAAAAAAATTGTTAAAAAAAGAAGTAGGAATTCCTACTTCTTTTTTAAATTTAATTAATTAACGTTTTTCGCTATATACTGAAGCATATTTTCTATTCTTTTTAGTTTCATATTTAACGAAACCTTCAATTAAAGAATATAAAGAATCATCATTACCTCTTCCAACGTTGAAACCTGGAAAGATTTTGGTTCCTCTTTGACGAAAGATAATTGCTCCTGCAGTTGCGAATTGTCCGTCGCTAAGTTTTTGTCCTAGACGTCTTCCGGCTGAATCACGCCCGTTCTTAGTCGAACCACCTGCTTTGGTCTTTGCCATTTCAGTTTTCTATCCTTTCAATTCAGTTATTTTTACACGTGTATAAGGTTGACGATGACCTAGTTTTCTTTTGTGTGTTGATTTAGCATTGTGACGGTAAACAACAATTTTTTTGCTTTTACCTTGCTTTTCAATCACACCTTCAACATATGCATCTTTTACTAATGGGTTTCCAATTTTATTGTTAATCAAAACAATTTCTGAAAAACGAACTTTGTCGCCTTCTTTTCCTTGTAGTTTTTCTACAAAAATAGTTTCATCTTTTTTAACAATAAGTTGTTTTCCACCAGTTTTAATAATTGCAAACATAGTGTACTCCTTATTAATATGGCTCATCTTTGAGGTGCTATGCTTAAATACCTTTTCAGAATGGTTACTTAATAAGTAACAGTTAGAATTTTATACTATTATTTTTAAAAAAGAAATTTATTTTTAGTTTTCTAAAAAAAATTTATAATTTATTAGCTAAAAAATCTATTTTTTTATTTATATAAAATGGTAAATAAAAGCTTAAAAAATTTAATAGATTTTCTTTAATTATTTTAAAAAATCCTTCATTTTTGAAGAAAATTTTATCAGGAAGACAATGTTGTTTAAAAGCAAAAAAAAGAAAAAAATATTAATTACAGGAATATTACTAACAACAATTGCAAGTATTGTTGCTATTCCGGTGGCTATTAAATTCTCTCCTGCTTTAAGAAATCATAATTCTTGAATTCAAGTAGAACCAGGCTTGAACAACGGAACAAACCCAGGAATTAACCACGGTGATGATGACTTTAATACTGTTGTAGAAGATCCAGTAGTTATTGATAGACTACCTTTAGATAGACCAGAAGTGATTTTGTCTTCAGTAGATAATCATATTAAAACTAATAATTCTCAATTAGATTTTAATATCATTGACAGATCTCAATCTTTTAAAAGCCTAAAAGTAGAAATTTTTGAAGATGATAAATTAATTTTTACCCAAGAAGAAACTAAACAAAATAATGATTCCATTTCCTTAAAAGCACCAATTTTAAGTCCTAAGAAAAAATATAGAGTTGTTTATTTAGTAACATATTTTTCTGATGACAGAAGAAGTAAAACTAAATCATATACAAAAGTTGTTAATTTAAATTTTAAACCTGAAGAAGAAAAACAACCTCCTACTGATACTCAAGAACAACCACCTCAAAAAATAAATATTGAAACAGTAGAAGAAACAATAACACCATTTGCAGTTTCAGATAAAAAAGCTTTAAAAATTAATAAAGAAAATATAAACAAATATACTTTATTTAGAGTTGATGAGGACGATCATTTAATTCCAATTAATTTCTTGAATGAAAGACCAAGAGATATTACAAATTATTTCGTTAAAGTATATTATGATAACCAAAATGCTTCATTTTTAAAGGTAAATCGTATTTTTTCACAGAATAATTCTTATTTTGCTTCTGTCGACAGTGTTAACGATCAATTAAAAGATAAAAATGGAAAACCACAGAATTTAATCTTCAAACTTAATGAAAAAAATAATAATCAAAACATCGAAAATTCCATTCCTGTCTTTTCTTTTGCTGATTTAATTGATAAAGTTTCAAAAAATCCAGACGCTAATTTTATAGTAAAAAATGATTTAACTGCTACAGATCCTGATTCAGACAAAGACAGAGCTTATATTTTAGAAGAATTTAAAGGTCATATTAATTTTAATAATAATACTATTATAGGGCTCAAATTACCTTTATTTGACAAGATAAAAGATGCAACAATAGAAAATTTAAATGCAGTTGAAATTGGTATAAATTCAAATGCTAAAAATGTAGGTACTATAGTAAATTCAGCTAAAGGAAGTGTTATTAGAAATGTTTATGCTGAAGGTACTATCGCAGGTTTTGATGGTATAGGAGGTATATTAGCTTTCGGTAAAGATACTAAAATTTATTATTCTCATTTCGAAGGCTCTATTTTTGCAAAAGATTATATTAATTCAGAAAATATTAGTATTTATTTTGGTGGTTTAGTATCAGAACTATCAGGACCAGAATCTACAGTAGAAAATTCTTCAGCTAATGTAAAAATAACAACAATTGGTACAACAAATAATTCTTTAATTAGACAAGCTGGATTAGTAGGAAGATTAATAGATGCTGCTCGTGTTACAAAATCCATGAGTTTTGGTAAATTGTTTCCAAGTAAGTGAAATGCTTATTCTGGAGGTTTAGTTGCTACTACTTGACAGCGTGGAAAATTAGACCATTCAATTTCTTTAATAGATGCTACAAAATACTTTAGACTTCATGGTGATGATGACTATACAAACAACTGAGACATTAAAGAAATTTATGGTGTTAAAGAATATTCAAAAGGAAGAAAAGGTAGATACTATAAAGAAATTTCAGTAGCAGATTTAGCTTCAAAAATGAAGGGATTTGGAATAGTTTTAAACCAAAATGTCAATGTAAATAACTATTTAAATAAAGAAGATAAAATAGCAAACAACTTAAAAAATCAAGATTTAATTATCAAATATAATCTTGAAAAATTACTTCCTTTTTACGATAGTGCATACATCAATTTTTTAGCAAAATCTGTAAATAAAGATTCTAATATTGCAAAAAAATTAATTAAATATGTCATTAATTTTAAAGACGATAAACCTATTTACGACGATTCAGAAGCAAAAACACTTAATAAAATTAAAATTCTTTACCAAGATAAAAGTGTAGATTACAAAACCATAGAATTTAAATCAGATTTTGAAAACATAGCAGAATATTATATAGATGATTTTAAAGCAAGTTATACGCCATACGCTCTTAATAAACAATACAAATTAAATCCTGCTAGACTAGAGTCATTAAAAAATTTATCATATAACAATATTTACTTGCAATACTATTTTAATATTACTGCTGATAAGTTTGAAAAGCTTTTTTATGAAGATTCTTTTAATGAAATCAAGAACAAAATAGAAGGAATTTTAAACAAAATTCTTTTTAATGAATTCTCACAAATACCTGATTCTCAAGAGTTAAGAGACGCGATTTTTGAAAAAGTTTACAACAACAAAGAAAAACTGCTTTTTGCAATTTCTTACATAAATCGTTGATATGATTTTAATGTTGATGATTTAAATGTAAAAGATGTTCTTTTTTATGCATTTAATTATTTTAGTGATAAAAAGATTTCCGTTTTAGACTGATTAATTTCAATAGCTAACTATCCAATAGGTTTATTTACTGCCCAAAATAATCTAAGTTTCTTTGATTCTCTAATTTCTCCATATGTCGGAGGATTAGGTCTTTATGACTTTTTAGAATCTATTGTTAATTATGGAAAAACAAGCAAAGTAGATATGAATCAGTGATTGATTGAACATTCAAAAGTCAATATTCAAGAAGCGAAATTAACAGAACCTGATGCAATAAAACTACAAGAACAAGATCCTTACAGATACTCAACAAAATTATGATATAAAATGCAATTAAGAGGTCGTTTTTCTCATCTATTATTAATTTTGTTAACCATGAAACAAACCAGAGCTTATTTAGTTACTTCAGTTTCAGGACTTACTTTCGGAATGTACGAAACATATGCTTGATTTGGTAACAAACCAGGAGATGTTCCACAAGAACAAATCGACAAAGATATAAAACGAATAGATGCTTTAGTAAAAGAACATACTGAGGCAGAAACACATTATTATAATTATTGATGAAGAGTTCTAAGTCCACAAAATAGACTAAGATTAGTTGAAAACATTTACACTTCAGATACATTATTTGTTTCTATTCCTGATCCAAATCATCCAGGAAGAGGTACTCGTCGTTATATTCAAGATCAAAGAGAAAATTATAAAAATGTTGTAGGTTATTACCAATTTCTAGGACCAGCCATTAACTGAAGAAACACAGCTCCTGGAACATCTGCAGTTAGTTGAGGAGATACCAATTATTTTACAGGAGCAGAACTTTTATATAATTGATCTCAAGGAATTTATACTCATGAAATGACACACAGTTTAGATGGTCGAGCATATTTTAATGGTTTAGGAAGACGTGAAGGTCTTTACGGAGAAGTTTTTGCTTCAGGATTGCTAGAATCTGCTGTTTGAGTAGATACTCATGAAGGTATTGCACTTAATACAGTAAAAACAGATACTAGTCAAAAATCACAAGACAGAAGAATAATTAATTATTCGCCAGACATATTTAAAAATGCTACAGATCTTAGAAATTATTTTAAACATGAGTTTGATTTAATTTATTTAATGGAGATTGCAGAAACAGAAATTTTTAGTGAAATGATGAAAGATCCTGCTAAGAAAGAAAAACTTAGAGATATCTTTATGACTGCAATTACAAATCCAAGTGGAGCCAACGTTTTTGAAGCCATAAGTAAAGAAAAATGAAGCCAAATGCATCTAGATTCTATTGATGATTTTGTAGATAATGACATTATGCTTACATTAGTTTGAGAACCTGCAACTATTCGTCAAAATTGATATTATTTCTGATCTTTACCAGATTCATTATATGGAACAGCAGATAATCCTCAAGGTTCTCCTGGAGATATAACTTTAAAAAGATTTTCATATGAACTATTAGGTGAATTTGGTTGAGATAATGGTTTTGTTCCTTATTTATCTAATCAGTACAAAAAATTTAGTCCCAACAAAAAACTAAGTGATAATTTAGTTTTTGAACATCTTTTTGAAAAAACAGCATATGAAGGTAAAACTGTAAAAGAATTTAAAAAATTAATGTACAAACAGAGAAGCAATAAGAAGGATTTACTAAAACCAGTTTCAATAATAATTCCTGATTATAATCCAAAAGGAAATAATGTTTTTCCTGGCAATAAATTTACTGTAAATAATTATCAAGAACTAAAAAATAATCTTAAAAAAGCTATAGAATATGATTTAGATCACAATAGCATTGGTTATAAAAGAAGAAATAGAAATGCCGCAAATTCTAGTGTTTGAAAGAAATTTAAAAAAGCAATGATTAATGGTTATTTAAAATCAACAAATGATTTTAAAACTTCCATTTTTAAAGAAAATGAAGAAAAATAAAGCAATAATAATGTGTTTAACGCACATTATTTTTTATTTTTCTTTTCCTTTTTTATTTTTTCAATTTTTGTTTCTTCTTCCTTTATAATTCAAATAATCATTTTTTGAAACGAGGATTATTATGAAAAATATAGAATTTAAAGGTATTGGAGCTTCTTCAGGAGTTGTGAAAGCCAAAGTTTACAAAATTGAAGAAGTTGATACCAAAATTGATGAAACTAAAATTGAAGATATAGAAAAAGAAATTTCTTTGTATAAGAAGGCTTTAGAAAAGTCAATTCAACAAATAGAATCTATTAAAGAAAGAGCAAAAAACAAGCTAAAACAAGAAGAATTAGACATTTTAGACGCTCACATTTTAATTGCCAACGATCCGATGATAAATGATGAAATTATTGAATTAATTTCTCAAAAAGAAAACGCTGTTTATGCTACTGATTTAGTTGCTAGAAAATACATTGATTTGTTTTTAGATATGGAAGATGAGTATATGAGAGGTAGAGCTTTAGATATAAAGGATTTAACTACCAGAATTATCAAAAATTTATTAAACATTGATTTATTAGATTTAAGCTTAATTTCTGAAGACGTAATTATTGTAGCTAATGATTTAACTCCATCTGATACAGCTCAATTAAACTCATTTGTTAAAGGATTTCTAACAAACATAGGATCTAGAACCTCGCATTCAGCAATTATGGCTAGAAGTTTAGAAATCCCTGCTATTTTAGCTTTAAAAGATATAACTGAAAAAGTACAAAACGGTGATATAGTAATTATCAACGGTGATACTGGTGTTGGAGTTATTAATCCTTCTGAAAATACAATTTTAGAGTACAACAAGCAATATGAAGAATATACTCAAATAAAAAAAGAATTAGAAACCTATAAAAATAAAGAGTCAATTTCTAAAGATGGTAAAAAAGTAGTAATTGCAGCCAACATCGGAAATGTAGAAGATGTAGAAGCAGTTTTGAAAAATAATGCAGATGAAATAGGACTTTTTAGAAGCGAATTTTTATATATGGATGCTAGCAATTGACCAACAGAAGAAGAACAATTTCAAGCATATAAAACAGTTTTAGAAAAAATGAATAATAAAAAAGTTGTTGTCAGAACTCTCGATATTGGAGGGGACAAAATTTTAAAATATTATAATTTTGCAAAAGAACTAAATCCTTTTTTAGGTTATAGAGCTATTCGTTTGTCATTAGACAGAACAGATGTTTTTGAAACTCAATTAAGAGCTTTGATAAGAGCTTCTGAGTTTGGAAATCTTGCGATTATGTTTCCAATGATAGCAACAGTCGATGAGTTTTTAGAAGCAAAAAGAATTTTTGATAAAACTTTTTTAGAAGTAAAACAAGAATTTCCTAATGTTAAAGACGATATAAAAGTTGGAATTATGATTGAAATACCAGCAGCAGCTATGATTGCAGATAAGTTAGCAAAATACGTTGATTTTTTTTCAATAGGAACTAATGATTTAATTCAATATTCTATGGCAGCAGATAGAATGAATGAAAAAGTAACACATCTTTATCAACCTTTAAATCCTTCAATTTTGAAGCTAATTAAGCTAACAATTGATGGTGCTCACAAACATAATAAGTGAGTTGGAATGTGTGGAGAAATGGCTGGTGATATTTATGCAATTCCAATTTTATTAGGTATGGGATTAGATGAATTTTCAATGTCAGCAAGTAGTATTTTGAAAGTAAAACAACTAATTTCAAATACAAGCTACAACAAATATAAACATCTTTGAGAACATGTAAAAGAAGCAGATAGACAATCTGAAGTTGAAAAAATTTTAAAAATACATCATACAAAATAAAGAAAAGGCAGTTAAAAAACTGCTTTTTTCTTTCGACTTTTTAAAATTTGTTAAAATTATAGTATTACAGCAAAGGACCAATTATGACAAACGATAAGTTAATTAATAAAATAAAAAACGAAATGCAAACTTGATTAGAAGATACTAGACATTGATTTCATCAACATCCAGAGCTTTCCAAACAAGAATTTAAAACCGCTGATAAAATTGAAGAATTACTAAGATCTTTTGGTTTTGAAATTGATAGAAGCTTGTCTAAAACTTCAATAATTGCTACATTAAAAAATGGAGAAGGACATACTTTAGGAATCAGAGCAGATATAGATGGATTGCCTATGCAAGAAGAAACAGGACTTGCTTTTGCTTCAAAAAATGAAGGAATTATGCACGCTTGTGGTCACGATGGACACATTACAATGGCGCTAGGTGCAGCAAAATATTTAGCTAAAT
This Mycoplasma sp. 1654_15 DNA region includes the following protein-coding sequences:
- a CDS encoding ZmpA/ZmpB/ZmpC family metallo-endopeptidase yields the protein MLFKSKKKKKILITGILLTTIASIVAIPVAIKFSPALRNHNSWIQVEPGLNNGTNPGINHGDDDFNTVVEDPVVIDRLPLDRPEVILSSVDNHIKTNNSQLDFNIIDRSQSFKSLKVEIFEDDKLIFTQEETKQNNDSISLKAPILSPKKKYRVVYLVTYFSDDRRSKTKSYTKVVNLNFKPEEEKQPPTDTQEQPPQKINIETVEETITPFAVSDKKALKINKENINKYTLFRVDEDDHLIPINFLNERPRDITNYFVKVYYDNQNASFLKVNRIFSQNNSYFASVDSVNDQLKDKNGKPQNLIFKLNEKNNNQNIENSIPVFSFADLIDKVSKNPDANFIVKNDLTATDPDSDKDRAYILEEFKGHINFNNNTIIGLKLPLFDKIKDATIENLNAVEIGINSNAKNVGTIVNSAKGSVIRNVYAEGTIAGFDGIGGILAFGKDTKIYYSHFEGSIFAKDYINSENISIYFGGLVSELSGPESTVENSSANVKITTIGTTNNSLIRQAGLVGRLIDAARVTKSMSFGKLFPSKWNAYSGGLVATTWQRGKLDHSISLIDATKYFRLHGDDDYTNNWDIKEIYGVKEYSKGRKGRYYKEISVADLASKMKGFGIVLNQNVNVNNYLNKEDKIANNLKNQDLIIKYNLEKLLPFYDSAYINFLAKSVNKDSNIAKKLIKYVINFKDDKPIYDDSEAKTLNKIKILYQDKSVDYKTIEFKSDFENIAEYYIDDFKASYTPYALNKQYKLNPARLESLKNLSYNNIYLQYYFNITADKFEKLFYEDSFNEIKNKIEGILNKILFNEFSQIPDSQELRDAIFEKVYNNKEKLLFAISYINRWYDFNVDDLNVKDVLFYAFNYFSDKKISVLDWLISIANYPIGLFTAQNNLSFFDSLISPYVGGLGLYDFLESIVNYGKTSKVDMNQWLIEHSKVNIQEAKLTEPDAIKLQEQDPYRYSTKLWYKMQLRGRFSHLLLILLTMKQTRAYLVTSVSGLTFGMYETYAWFGNKPGDVPQEQIDKDIKRIDALVKEHTEAETHYYNYWWRVLSPQNRLRLVENIYTSDTLFVSIPDPNHPGRGTRRYIQDQRENYKNVVGYYQFLGPAINWRNTAPGTSAVSWGDTNYFTGAELLYNWSQGIYTHEMTHSLDGRAYFNGLGRREGLYGEVFASGLLESAVWVDTHEGIALNTVKTDTSQKSQDRRIINYSPDIFKNATDLRNYFKHEFDLIYLMEIAETEIFSEMMKDPAKKEKLRDIFMTAITNPSGANVFEAISKEKWSQMHLDSIDDFVDNDIMLTLVWEPATIRQNWYYFWSLPDSLYGTADNPQGSPGDITLKRFSYELLGEFGWDNGFVPYLSNQYKKFSPNKKLSDNLVFEHLFEKTAYEGKTVKEFKKLMYKQRSNKKDLLKPVSIIIPDYNPKGNNVFPGNKFTVNNYQELKNNLKKAIEYDLDHNSIGYKRRNRNAANSSVWKKFKKAMINGYLKSTNDFKTSIFKENEEK
- the ptsP gene encoding phosphoenolpyruvate--protein phosphotransferase codes for the protein MKNIEFKGIGASSGVVKAKVYKIEEVDTKIDETKIEDIEKEISLYKKALEKSIQQIESIKERAKNKLKQEELDILDAHILIANDPMINDEIIELISQKENAVYATDLVARKYIDLFLDMEDEYMRGRALDIKDLTTRIIKNLLNIDLLDLSLISEDVIIVANDLTPSDTAQLNSFVKGFLTNIGSRTSHSAIMARSLEIPAILALKDITEKVQNGDIVIINGDTGVGVINPSENTILEYNKQYEEYTQIKKELETYKNKESISKDGKKVVIAANIGNVEDVEAVLKNNADEIGLFRSEFLYMDASNWPTEEEQFQAYKTVLEKMNNKKVVVRTLDIGGDKILKYYNFAKELNPFLGYRAIRLSLDRTDVFETQLRALIRASEFGNLAIMFPMIATVDEFLEAKRIFDKTFLEVKQEFPNVKDDIKVGIMIEIPAAAMIADKLAKYVDFFSIGTNDLIQYSMAADRMNEKVTHLYQPLNPSILKLIKLTIDGAHKHNKWVGMCGEMAGDIYAIPILLGMGLDEFSMSASSILKVKQLISNTSYNKYKHLWEHVKEADRQSEVEKILKIHHTK